The Anoplolepis gracilipes chromosome 5, ASM4749672v1, whole genome shotgun sequence region TACTTAACTCCTGTAAACTGACGGTTAATGTCGAAGAATCTTCTTGTGTCTGATGACCTTGtcttaaaaatcttttccataatttttctatGTCTTCAGAGCTGAGAAGTTTCCACGCCTTCCAGATCGATACACAGCTCATATCGTAAACTTTGTCGATATCTTCATCTCTAAAAGAAAACTTGCGTACACGTTcgaacatataattataaaaattttgattgccttctttaataatttctagatGCAGTGATACAAAAAGCGAGACTGTGTTTTTCGGAAGGAACACTATTTCGGAACCGTCATCTTtcgtattaatctttttttccgaGAAGATATGTTGCACGCAATTGTCAACAAGTAAAAGCACTTTCcccgttatatttttttctaattgatGTTCTCTCACACTTGTCTTAAATCGATTATTGTACCAATACGCGAAATCCATCGATTCTTCCGTcgagatattttcttttaatttatgctCCACAAGCAATCTCTCACGATGTTCTGACActcctttatttttattcttatttttatgatcataCACAAAGGTTTGTAATCTGTGACTGCCAGTAACATTTGtgcaaagtataataattgaagGGTCCTCttctaattttgtaatatcaatttttgttttgtctGCATGTAACAAGAGATGAAGAAGAGTATTCCATATAAGGTCCGGTTTGactatactataaatattatctctgCTAATATTTTCCTTCTCTAATCGCTGGTTGAATTCTTGAATAAACGTTTTGGCATCTGATTGATTGGCCTCATCACTTccttgaataatattttgcgaaaTCTTATGCgtgttttgaaaatatgatcTAATATAACGTTTCTTAACTCTCCATGCCCAGCTATCTTTGTCGTTCTTTAGTCTACTAAACTTGCCCATAAGTTCCCGTACTTTATCTATAAGGATTTCACGTGAAATTATATCTCCTAAGTTTTTCCGTTCTATTAACCAATCAAGTAGTTGTCTATCCAAATCAGATAGATCGGTCTCATGTCTTTGATcagaattttgcaaaatatttattagagtcGCATGACATTTCTTAAATCTAAGCACCCATGCACTTTTTACCGTATCTGTTAATGGTCCAACAAACTCGTCCATAAgtttgttgattttatttttaagcatCTCAGgtgaaattttatcttcttttatttttcgctCTAGTAACCAATTAAGCAATTTTTGATCCATTTCTGTATATTGGAATTTAATAGAACATAGTTGAATATTGTGacgaattttaaaatcttgtaTCCACTCCGTTAGTTTCCATGTCGATGGTCCCCcactattatttatgatttctttTGCTTTCTTATACAGTAGCTCGTGGGTAATTTTGTTTCCTGattttttctgttctaaatacCATTTCTTCAATTGATCGTccaaatctttatatttgGTAAGCCgtattgtttttctttgtaagTTTATTCCTTCCTTCAccgattcatattttttattattttttatgtttctaaCAGTTATTATAGCTATTTTATAATCAGTAGCAATTTTAATTGGATCGATACCTGCATTCGCTTTCTGGTGAATTTCAATGCGCTCTTGATACGAGAGCCTGTGTCTCGTTATGCACTTGGATGACATAAcgagttttttatattaaaaattatttttatgcaaaattttgtttcactATTATTGATTTCAGAGAGTCTCTGAAAACTTTTCACAACCCAATGTGAGGTTTTAAAGCACTGAAAATATgctactaattaaaaattaggcTTGCTTTTGAGAAGAACTTTTcgaacataaataaaaatattgtttgaaagTCATGTATCAACTCATCAAGGCAATGTTTTCGCTTTCTCGATATTTGCTGTTTACGTATAGTGATATCTGCTATTActattcgttacttttttaatgttaaagcAAGATCCAGAAATGAGTGGAAATTAgacttttgaaaatattttctaaaaaaaattaataattaaaatattaataaaatatcaatacgGAAAAATATCAATCGGAATTTGCTCCGAAACTGATGACAGTACAGCCTCTTGGAAATTTTTACGCTGTGTCGAgtctaatttcttttctatttctgcgcttttattaaaaaataatctgttCCATTTGTAAATAAAGGAGAGTTttggaattttataaatttaaatttcatcttTTAGACAACCTTATATCAAaacttatttgatattttaatttgcaaatttgtttaaaatttacacatatagtatatatttttatcgactaAAAGCTCAACAAATAAActgttattgatttttctttctcatactttaaaaatgtataataaaataaaataaaattgttaactaGTACGTTTAAAATCGAATAACTCTTTAATTATTGAACTGATCGCTTTCGgccataataattttcttcagaACTCTTAATTTATTAGCCAGAACTCGTGCCAGAACTACTGGAACTGTGATTTAACGAGTCAAAGTTTCAAGTCCGCGCTACCGAACTGCgattttttcaaagttatatTTCCAAAGTTTGGtagaatgcaattttttaaaaactatcagCAACTCTTcattacatgtaaaaaatattatggttAATCATCagaactatttaaaaaaaaaaaaatttttttttaatttttttaatttaatactttatcaaaattatttttatttatcaggagtttaataaaagaaaaagaattacaaaaaatcaagatattattgacgaaattagaatattgacaatatttacttggttatttgatattaaaagtaaattattgccaGTGTGAAGaagtaatcaattatttttaggtgaaagtgaataagcaaaatgtgttaataaattttgcggACATAGCACGGATCGCAACCAAAACTGTGCACATTATGCGTTATCCATTGAGAACATTCGTGGACTTGGCTATGTAGTTCAATGTCCACGTTTTTATGTCCACAGAGGGCGTATCGCTTTCACGTAAAATCGGGCCGTGGCGTAAAAATATCCGTTAcctttattttctcaaaataatataaaaaatagtataaaaaataatataaaaaattataaaaacttattttatattaactgcCAGAATCTACAAAACTCGttgtttatcataatttttttagataaacaaattgtaatatatatatatataagtgtacACACTGATAAAactatacatgtattttttattgaaataaagataaattatcaaatatgaaataaattttataaatgactacaatataataaatgcatacaatttatataaacatttatggaTAATATACagctatgtatataaactttgattttaaatgtaaaaaagtacaaaaatatattttataataatagttttcttATATTGGAATATTGTTATAGGAAGAAATCttgaatatatcatataaaatagtaataatgataatttgtaTCTTAGATTTCAGATCTAATGATGGAACAAGCGAAAACCAGTGTGAATGAGAATTATTTCATGTTCGTTGCAAGCTTCGATGACTGCTGTATCATTTGTAGAACCAGCAGGACTCGCGATATACCTGACACCActctgaaataaataaaaaaattcactaaaaaaatattcatatatatatatatatttatatatatgtatatgtaatattatgttaaattgttatatgtaaatttatatgtacaaaaaaatcagCATTTATCACACAATTTTAAACTActtaaactatttaaataattatatcaaggGAAAATATCCCAGAGCATAATACAAatgatatattgtacatacaagGCTAGCCCTATCAACATTGTCTCGAAATGGAAAGAACGCATCGCTGCTTAAAGCGACATTatccaattttttaatccattgAATTCTATcattttctgataatttttcCGGTATTTCTTCATACATGGCGGCCCATGTAGCTTCATTCATATCCTTTCCTATAGATCCATTAACATAATTGTCAATAGCATTAGAGATTTCCGCTCTTTTTACGCCTTTTTTGAATTTCATTCCTGTCACTCTCGGGTGTTGACGAAGCCACCTGTAAAAGAGATtgtaatatctaaaaatatatatatatataaatgaaatttatcgtaatatactttatatctttaacattatctattttttttatatacataaaattagaagaacTATATAACGAACCAGTTATCGGCCTTGTCTCCGGCAAGTCTTGTGCAGTGAATCCTAGATTGTTGACCTGCGCCAGTGCCGATCACTTGTCCATCTTTCGCATAACAAACGGAATTGCTTTGCGTATATTTGACAGTAATAGTGGCCACGATTAGATCACGAATAGCATCTTCCGATAGAATCTTTGATTTCGTTGttacaatattatcaaatgTTGATTTGTCGATAATCGCATCATTACGTTTTTGTTCCATGATTAAGCCATACAGAGTCTTGCGTTCTATTGCAGATGGTACATAAGAAGGATCAATTTGTAATACACAATATCCAccattcttcttcttcttcaataGCTGAAGAGCTTCCTCCGAGTAGCCAGGAGCAATAATACCGTCAGAAACTTCTCTTGAAATGATCTTTGCAGTTATAACATCACACGGTTCGGATAATGCGATAAAATCGCCGAAACTAGACATGCGATCAGCACCTCGTGCACGAGCGTAAGCAGTCGCTAAGGGTGTAAGTTGATCGTAAAGATCGTCCACTTGACATAGCTTCGCTTGTATATCATCCAAGGGGACACCAACTGCGGCGCCAGCCGGGCTGACATGTTTGAAGGAAGTCGCCGCTGGCAAGTTTAGCGCGGACTTTAATTCCTTCACTAATTGATAACCGTTCAATGCGTCGCATAGATTGATAAAACCTGGTGATCCGTTCACTATAGTCAACGGCAATTTTTCTAAGGTAGTAAATATCTGGGCGGGTTTTTGATGCGGGTTCATGCCATAACGGAGAGTGTGTTGCGAGATTCCGGCGCTGTATTGCTTGCGGAAGTAATCCGAGATAGCGTTGTCATACTCGGCAATATAACTGAATGCTTTCAAGGCTAAAGTTTGCCTATaagttgtataaaaatgttaagcaataatttcaatataatatatactttcaatagaatgtatttacattattacgaAAGCTCACCTAGTCTGTAGAGAGGTGTTTTTGTCAGCAGCATTTTCCATCTCTTCAATAACCTTTTTATAATCGCAGGGGTCACAGATAACTGTAACTCTGTTATGATTCTTAGCAGCGGCACGCAATAAAGTTACACCACCAATATCAATGTTCTCTATTGCATCCTCAACTGTTACATTTTCTTTCGAAATAGTATTTACA contains the following coding sequences:
- the LOC140665820 gene encoding bifunctional purine biosynthesis protein ATIC isoform X1, with amino-acid sequence MSENKLALLSVSDKTYLFQLAKKLHEFGFKFIATGGTAQGLRVIDIPIQDVSEVTGAPEMLGGRVKTLHPAIHAGILARLTDSDTQDLQEQNYNHIQVVVCNLYPFVNTISKENVTVEDAIENIDIGGVTLLRAAAKNHNRVTVICDPCDYKKVIEEMENAADKNTSLQTRQTLALKAFSYIAEYDNAISDYFRKQYSAGISQHTLRYGMNPHQKPAQIFTTLEKLPLTIVNGSPGFINLCDALNGYQLVKELKSALNLPAATSFKHVSPAGAAVGVPLDDIQAKLCQVDDLYDQLTPLATAYARARGADRMSSFGDFIALSEPCDVITAKIISREVSDGIIAPGYSEEALQLLKKKKNGGYCVLQIDPSYVPSAIERKTLYGLIMEQKRNDAIIDKSTFDNIVTTKSKILSEDAIRDLIVATITVKYTQSNSVCYAKDGQVIGTGAGQQSRIHCTRLAGDKADNWWLRQHPRVTGMKFKKGVKRAEISNAIDNYVNGSIGKDMNEATWAAMYEEIPEKLSENDRIQWIKKLDNVALSSDAFFPFRDNVDRASLSGVRYIASPAGSTNDTAVIEACNEHEIILIHTGFRLFHH
- the LOC140665820 gene encoding bifunctional purine biosynthesis protein ATIC isoform X2, with the translated sequence MLGGRVKTLHPAIHAGILARLTDSDTQDLQEQNYNHIQVVVCNLYPFVNTISKENVTVEDAIENIDIGGVTLLRAAAKNHNRVTVICDPCDYKKVIEEMENAADKNTSLQTRQTLALKAFSYIAEYDNAISDYFRKQYSAGISQHTLRYGMNPHQKPAQIFTTLEKLPLTIVNGSPGFINLCDALNGYQLVKELKSALNLPAATSFKHVSPAGAAVGVPLDDIQAKLCQVDDLYDQLTPLATAYARARGADRMSSFGDFIALSEPCDVITAKIISREVSDGIIAPGYSEEALQLLKKKKNGGYCVLQIDPSYVPSAIERKTLYGLIMEQKRNDAIIDKSTFDNIVTTKSKILSEDAIRDLIVATITVKYTQSNSVCYAKDGQVIGTGAGQQSRIHCTRLAGDKADNWWLRQHPRVTGMKFKKGVKRAEISNAIDNYVNGSIGKDMNEATWAAMYEEIPEKLSENDRIQWIKKLDNVALSSDAFFPFRDNVDRASLSGVRYIASPAGSTNDTAVIEACNEHEIILIHTGFRLFHH